The Pongo abelii isolate AG06213 chromosome 20, NHGRI_mPonAbe1-v2.0_pri, whole genome shotgun sequence genome window below encodes:
- the ANGPTL8 gene encoding angiopoietin-like protein 8 — translation MEEDILQLQAEATAEVLGEVAQAQKVLQDSVRRLEVQLRSTWLGPAYQEFEVLKAHADKQSHILWALTGHVQRQRREMVAQQHRLRQIQERLHTAALPA, via the exons ATGGAGGAGGATATTCTGCAGCTGCAGGCAGAGGCCACAGCTGAGGTGCTGGGGGAGGTGGCCCAGGCACAGAAGGTGCTACAGGACAGCGTGCGGCGGCTAGAAGTCCAGCTAAGGAGCACCTGGCTGGGCCCTGCCTACCAAGAATTTGAGGTCTTAAAG GCTCACGCTGACAAGCAGAGCCACATACTATGGGCCCTCACAGGCCACGTGCAGCGGCAGAGGCGGGAGATGGTGGCACAGCAGCATCGGCTGCGACAGATCCAGGAGAG ACTCCACACAGCGGCGCTCCCAGCCTGA